In Leptolyngbya sp. SIO1E4, one DNA window encodes the following:
- a CDS encoding tetratricopeptide repeat protein, producing the protein MTQTTTMIAEQTLPKGKLPPEDNLLALLAYYDQHLSQDPNSAELWRQRSYCLARLGRYQEAIDSYQKTLALIDDDARVWCNYASALAAGGYLNEAVGAYDRSLDLNPTYTNAWRRRGNVFYCLGKYARAIESYDQALALSSTDSRLWYGKGLATYQLQQVDQAIQYFKIAIENNTDNPEPYRSLIYALICQKRHDEALQYIEPLMKKGCNDAYLHRCYGYLLQQRGNVKGALQQVQQAICLEPENADVWFRLGLTLTRLRNYSEAHNAFREALKRQAYHADGWLALGMILRKLSAYEDAIAAFDKALAIAPNHPLAFFHQACCHASLGRPDWALEHLRRAISLDAKTYVRKAEREPALSELKARSAVAY; encoded by the coding sequence ATGACTCAAACTACGACAATGATTGCCGAACAGACTTTACCCAAGGGTAAGCTACCGCCAGAAGATAACTTGCTAGCGTTACTTGCCTATTACGACCAACATCTCTCACAAGATCCCAACTCAGCCGAACTGTGGCGACAACGCAGTTACTGTTTGGCCCGTTTAGGGCGATATCAAGAGGCAATCGACAGCTACCAAAAAACGCTCGCCTTGATTGATGATGATGCGCGGGTTTGGTGCAACTATGCCAGTGCGTTGGCGGCTGGCGGCTACCTCAATGAGGCAGTGGGCGCCTATGACCGTTCGCTAGATTTAAACCCGACCTATACGAATGCCTGGCGACGGCGAGGGAACGTATTTTATTGCCTGGGCAAATATGCCCGCGCTATCGAAAGCTATGACCAGGCGCTTGCCCTATCGTCTACAGATAGCCGCCTCTGGTACGGCAAGGGGCTAGCCACCTACCAGCTCCAGCAGGTTGATCAGGCGATTCAGTATTTCAAGATTGCGATTGAAAACAATACCGACAATCCTGAACCCTATCGCTCTTTGATTTACGCCCTCATTTGTCAAAAGCGCCATGATGAGGCCCTACAGTACATAGAGCCGCTCATGAAGAAAGGGTGCAATGATGCCTATCTTCATCGCTGCTATGGCTATTTATTGCAGCAACGGGGTAATGTGAAGGGTGCCTTGCAGCAGGTGCAACAGGCAATCTGTCTAGAGCCGGAAAATGCTGATGTGTGGTTTCGATTAGGGCTCACGTTGACGCGACTTAGGAATTATTCAGAGGCCCATAATGCCTTTAGAGAGGCCTTAAAGCGGCAAGCCTATCATGCCGATGGCTGGTTAGCATTGGGGATGATTCTGCGGAAGCTCTCTGCCTATGAAGACGCCATTGCCGCCTTTGACAAGGCGCTGGCGATCGCCCCAAATCATCCTTTAGCGTTCTTTCATCAAGCATGCTGTCATGCGTCTCTGGGGAGACCTGATTGGGCACTTGAACACCTCAGGCGAGCGATTTCTCTAGATGCCAAAACATACGTCCGCAAAGCTGAGCGAGAACCCGCCTTGAGTGAACTGAAAGCGCGATCGGCTGTGGCGTATTAA
- a CDS encoding toll/interleukin-1 receptor domain-containing protein: MADQQFDVFLCHNSEDKLAVIEIAQQLQQNNLKPWLDVWELQPGAIWQFSLEQQIESIGAAAVFVGQQGFGPWQSEEVYAFLQEFIRRGCPVIPVMLSYAPQQPKLPIFLRNRHWVDFRQSQPDPLIQLIWGITGQKPEGRLNTAEVIPLQQNIAADNNLSSEARQTRKQPVIDFVPPISPSPSSAETAHRTLQVESRRPVGAPVRKTPQSSVISRRSRRSPPIDIPWLPLTVIFALYGVQGYLTIEAGALAGALAGALAVALAVAVAWDWALAGALAVALAGAMVVAMVVAVAGDWVWVWFVVGPAAWFGVVAVVWAGEKLDEHLRPRQVFWILGGTATAGLVSGALLAWFVRAILNTG, from the coding sequence ATGGCAGATCAGCAGTTTGATGTTTTCCTGTGTCACAACAGTGAAGATAAACTTGCCGTCATTGAGATTGCTCAGCAGCTTCAACAAAACAACCTCAAGCCCTGGTTAGATGTCTGGGAACTGCAGCCCGGTGCGATCTGGCAATTTTCTTTAGAGCAACAAATTGAAAGTATTGGGGCCGCTGCTGTTTTTGTGGGGCAGCAGGGGTTCGGCCCTTGGCAGAGCGAAGAAGTTTACGCGTTTTTGCAGGAGTTCATTCGTCGTGGCTGCCCGGTGATTCCGGTGATGCTGTCATATGCTCCTCAACAGCCAAAATTGCCGATCTTTTTACGCAATCGACACTGGGTAGATTTTCGGCAAAGCCAGCCCGACCCACTGATACAGCTCATCTGGGGCATTACTGGGCAAAAGCCTGAGGGCCGATTAAACACGGCTGAGGTAATTCCACTCCAGCAAAATATTGCGGCTGATAACAACCTGTCTTCGGAAGCTCGCCAGACCCGAAAGCAGCCTGTCATTGACTTTGTTCCACCAATATCTCCATCCCCGTCTTCAGCTGAAACAGCGCATCGAACCTTGCAGGTTGAGAGTAGGCGACCAGTCGGAGCACCCGTTAGAAAAACTCCCCAATCTTCAGTTATTTCTCGCAGAAGTAGACGATCTCCACCGATAGATATCCCATGGCTTCCGTTAACAGTTATCTTTGCTCTCTATGGTGTTCAAGGTTATCTCACTATTGAGGCTGGGGCTTTGGCTGGGGCTTTGGCTGGGGCTTTGGCTGTGGCTTTGGCTGTGGCTGTGGCTTGGGATTGGGCTTTGGCTGGGGCTTTGGCTGTGGCTTTGGCTGGGGCTATGGTTGTGGCTATGGTTGTGGCTGTGGCTGGGGATTGGGTTTGGGTTTGGTTTGTGGTTGGGCCCGCGGCTTGGTTTGGGGTTGTGGCTGTGGTTTGGGCTGGTGAAAAACTGGATGAACACTTGCGACCCAGGCAAGTGTTTTGGATTTTAGGGGGGACTGCTACGGCGGGCTTGGTTTCTGGGGCGCTGTTGGCATGGTTCGTGCGCGCAATCTTGAACACGGGCTGA
- a CDS encoding PDZ domain-containing protein, whose amino-acid sequence MTKQQSGYYRFPTIRGDRVVFVCEDDLWSVPVSGGVAMRLTANLGEVSHPALSPDGSQLAFIGREEGNAEVYVMPATGGNAKRLTFLGADTAVSGWSPDGQSIIFVSNASEPFPRLVQLYTISAEGGLPQRLPYGMAHTVSFGPQGKAVVGRNIADPARWKRYRGGRAGVLWVDATGTGQFEKLLDIQGNLASPMWIGDRIYFISDHEGIGNLYSCTPTGQDLQPLTEHREYYVRNAATDGQRIVYHAGAALFCIDVVSGAHHEIEIAFHSPQVQRQRKFIETGKYLEDYALHPDGHSTLITSRGQSVYFGNWEGAVTPLGQPGVGRYRLTNWLQDGIRVVTVCDRSGTETLEILSSDFDVAPIPLTGLDLGRATALKVSPVADQVVLSNHRHELIWVDLDSQQQRVLDHSPYNRIYGFNWSPDGQWVVYGCSEAQYTASIKLCRISDGETYRLTPPRFLDFAPTFDPQSKFIYFLSVREFNPVYDSVYFDLNFPKATRPFLISLQKETPSPFIPVPKPLADGNGKDPKAPSTSEPKSDGPGAESSSSTDNPPVQDDAVPPVTIEFEGIEQRVVGFPVPEGRYRQIWGIKDKVLFSSVPVKGSLGKNWFSTKPPAEAKIEIYDFTTHTCELVAKKVTDFKVAKDHRTLIYRSGDRLRVCAAKAQPTTRNSQGNGNAEANKPSRKTGWLDLKRVRISVLPQQEWQQMFREIWRLQQEHFWTPDLSGVDWERVYQRYRPLLDRVSTRSEFSDLVWEMQGELGTSHAYEIGGDYRKEPEYPLGFLGADFTYDAAVAAYRITHIAQGDSWTDQASPLRQIGLNMQVGDLLLAVDGQRLSQHVAPHERLVHQANCPVQLTVANREGQNRRTVTVKTLKNESRLRYREWVERNHQAVAEATEGRVGYVHIPDMGPAGYAEFHRYYFAEVHKQGLVVDVRFNRGGHVSQLILEKLARQRIGYDVPRWAQPEPYPFDSILGPIVAVTNEHAGSDGDIFSHCFKLMGIGPLIGTRTWGGVIGISPSQRLVDLSIVTQPEYSFWFKDVGWKVENYGTDPDIEIDIPPHDWAQGKDPQLDTAIQIIFKELAQTPVKLPEFGDRPQLHLP is encoded by the coding sequence ATGACGAAACAACAGTCTGGCTACTATCGGTTTCCGACCATTCGCGGCGATCGCGTCGTCTTTGTCTGCGAAGACGACCTGTGGAGCGTTCCGGTTAGCGGCGGTGTCGCCATGCGGCTGACTGCAAACCTGGGGGAAGTCAGTCATCCGGCCCTGTCTCCCGACGGTAGCCAACTCGCCTTTATCGGGCGTGAAGAGGGCAATGCGGAAGTTTACGTCATGCCTGCCACCGGAGGAAACGCGAAACGACTCACCTTCTTAGGGGCAGACACCGCCGTCTCAGGCTGGAGCCCAGACGGACAGTCCATTATTTTTGTCAGCAACGCCAGTGAACCGTTTCCGCGACTGGTGCAGCTCTATACCATCAGCGCCGAGGGCGGGCTGCCGCAGCGGTTGCCCTACGGCATGGCTCACACCGTCTCATTTGGCCCCCAGGGTAAAGCCGTTGTAGGAAGGAATATTGCCGACCCCGCTCGCTGGAAGCGCTATCGCGGCGGGCGGGCAGGCGTGCTGTGGGTCGATGCCACTGGCACCGGGCAGTTTGAAAAACTGCTAGATATTCAGGGTAATCTGGCCTCCCCGATGTGGATTGGCGATCGCATTTATTTCATTTCTGACCACGAGGGTATCGGCAACCTGTATTCCTGCACGCCAACGGGCCAAGACCTGCAGCCCCTCACTGAACACCGAGAATACTACGTTCGCAATGCTGCCACCGACGGCCAGCGGATTGTTTATCATGCAGGCGCGGCGCTGTTCTGCATTGATGTGGTATCTGGGGCTCACCACGAAATTGAGATCGCCTTTCACAGCCCTCAAGTTCAGCGACAGCGCAAATTTATCGAGACGGGCAAATACCTAGAAGATTACGCCCTGCATCCCGATGGTCACTCCACCCTGATTACCAGCCGGGGCCAGAGCGTTTATTTTGGCAACTGGGAAGGGGCCGTGACGCCGCTGGGGCAGCCCGGAGTGGGGCGCTATCGGCTCACCAACTGGCTGCAGGATGGGATTCGGGTTGTAACTGTGTGCGATCGCAGCGGCACGGAAACCCTAGAAATCCTGAGCTCTGATTTCGATGTCGCCCCCATTCCCCTCACCGGGCTCGACCTGGGCCGAGCGACGGCCCTCAAAGTTTCCCCCGTCGCCGATCAGGTGGTGCTCTCAAACCATCGTCACGAGCTGATCTGGGTAGACCTCGACAGTCAGCAACAGCGGGTTCTCGACCACAGCCCCTATAACCGAATCTATGGGTTTAACTGGTCTCCCGATGGGCAATGGGTGGTCTATGGCTGTAGCGAAGCCCAGTACACCGCTTCTATCAAGCTCTGCCGAATCAGCGATGGTGAGACCTATCGTCTAACGCCGCCACGGTTCTTAGATTTTGCCCCTACGTTTGATCCCCAGAGCAAATTCATCTACTTTCTGTCAGTGCGTGAGTTCAACCCTGTCTACGACAGCGTGTATTTTGATCTGAACTTTCCTAAGGCGACGCGACCATTTCTGATTTCGCTGCAAAAAGAGACCCCATCGCCCTTTATCCCCGTCCCCAAACCCTTGGCAGACGGGAATGGCAAAGACCCCAAAGCCCCGTCAACATCAGAGCCAAAATCAGACGGCCCTGGCGCAGAGTCCTCATCATCCACCGATAATCCTCCAGTTCAGGACGATGCTGTGCCACCCGTGACTATTGAGTTTGAGGGTATCGAGCAGCGGGTCGTGGGCTTCCCCGTTCCAGAGGGGCGCTATCGCCAAATCTGGGGCATCAAAGACAAGGTGCTATTTAGCTCAGTACCGGTAAAAGGCAGTCTGGGGAAAAACTGGTTCAGTACCAAACCTCCGGCTGAGGCCAAAATTGAGATTTACGATTTCACCACCCACACCTGTGAACTGGTGGCTAAAAAAGTCACTGACTTTAAGGTTGCCAAGGATCATCGCACGCTGATTTATCGGTCTGGCGATCGCCTGCGGGTTTGTGCTGCCAAGGCCCAACCAACCACCCGAAACTCCCAAGGCAATGGCAATGCAGAGGCCAATAAGCCTAGCCGCAAAACGGGCTGGCTTGATCTCAAACGCGTGCGCATTTCTGTATTGCCCCAGCAAGAGTGGCAGCAAATGTTTCGGGAGATCTGGCGGCTGCAGCAAGAGCATTTTTGGACGCCCGACCTATCCGGAGTCGATTGGGAGCGCGTCTATCAGCGATATCGTCCCTTGTTAGATCGGGTCTCCACCCGATCCGAATTCTCTGATCTGGTGTGGGAAATGCAGGGAGAACTGGGCACCTCCCATGCCTATGAAATTGGCGGTGACTACCGCAAAGAACCTGAATACCCCCTCGGGTTCCTGGGAGCAGACTTTACCTACGATGCTGCTGTTGCAGCCTATCGCATCACTCACATTGCCCAGGGCGATAGCTGGACTGACCAGGCCTCACCTCTGCGGCAAATTGGCTTAAATATGCAGGTGGGGGATCTGCTTTTAGCGGTAGATGGGCAGCGCCTAAGTCAGCATGTAGCACCCCATGAACGCCTGGTACATCAGGCCAACTGCCCGGTGCAGCTTACGGTTGCCAATCGAGAGGGGCAGAACCGCCGCACGGTGACCGTTAAAACATTGAAAAATGAAAGCCGACTCCGCTATCGCGAGTGGGTAGAGCGCAACCATCAAGCGGTTGCTGAAGCCACTGAAGGACGGGTGGGTTACGTGCATATCCCGGATATGGGGCCTGCGGGGTACGCAGAGTTTCACCGCTACTACTTCGCTGAGGTACACAAACAAGGGTTAGTTGTGGATGTCCGCTTTAATCGCGGGGGCCATGTTTCCCAATTGATTCTCGAAAAATTGGCTCGACAACGGATTGGTTATGACGTACCCCGCTGGGCACAACCAGAACCTTACCCCTTTGATTCAATCTTGGGGCCGATTGTCGCCGTTACCAACGAACATGCCGGTTCCGATGGCGACATTTTTAGCCACTGCTTCAAGCTCATGGGCATTGGCCCACTGATTGGAACTCGCACCTGGGGGGGCGTCATTGGGATTTCACCCAGCCAGCGTCTGGTAGATCTGAGCATTGTTACTCAGCCCGAATATTCTTTCTGGTTTAAAGATGTGGGCTGGAAGGTAGAAAACTACGGCACCGATCCGGATATTGAAATAGACATCCCACCTCACGATTGGGCCCAAGGGAAAGATCCCCAGCTAGACACCGCCATTCAAATCATTTTCAAGGAGCTAGCGCAGACCCCTGTCAAACTGCCGGAGTTTGGCGATCGCCCCCAGCTGCATTTGCCGTAA
- a CDS encoding amidase — protein sequence MQGLLPERHTIPPVEVALTVKTERDTIPMEAHLSYASATEVAEAIRSRTISAVAVLETQLDRITHHNPQLNALVTVDVEGARQRAIEADTALARGEIWGPLHGVPITIKDFFEVAGMRSTGSCPTFAKHISQQDAISVARLRSAGAVILGKTNLPEQAMDFQTNSPLFGRTNNPWDITHTPGGSTGGGAAAVAAGLSFLELGSDLGGSIRIPAHFCGIYALAPTYNLVPQTGWIPEPPHTGTLANFIRVGPLTRSLADLRLGLEVLAGPDLHQPDVPPVTLKAPPSRPLQTLRIAWTDDCGLPLCADTRAALHTVVQQLINQGCHVERARPENFDFELVQQLHKRFLFNAVGTHLPFIQRWLGRYLGKTAAFDLNMHKLLEAEAARMRLIVELEHFLAQWDAWLLPVAARPAYPHLEPLRRRGAYAEYDPLSVDGHPVSYSLVNAGLTIPFNVTGQPVVVLPIGQSSEGLPIGAQLIGQRWHDMELLNVAEELDAVIGAWRSPPGY from the coding sequence ATGCAGGGTTTGTTGCCTGAACGACACACAATCCCCCCTGTGGAAGTTGCACTGACTGTAAAGACTGAGAGAGACACGATACCGATGGAAGCCCACCTCTCATATGCCTCCGCTACCGAGGTGGCGGAAGCAATTCGTTCCCGGACGATTTCTGCCGTAGCTGTGCTAGAAACGCAGTTAGATCGGATTACACATCACAACCCCCAGCTCAATGCCCTTGTGACGGTAGATGTAGAGGGCGCCCGTCAACGCGCGATAGAAGCGGATACAGCCTTAGCGCGAGGTGAAATTTGGGGTCCCCTACACGGCGTCCCGATTACGATTAAAGACTTCTTTGAAGTGGCGGGGATGCGCTCTACGGGCAGTTGCCCAACGTTTGCCAAACATATCTCGCAGCAAGATGCCATTAGTGTGGCACGCCTGAGATCGGCAGGCGCCGTCATTTTAGGCAAAACCAACTTACCTGAACAGGCTATGGACTTTCAAACCAACAGTCCACTGTTTGGGCGTACGAATAACCCATGGGACATCACTCACACGCCGGGTGGCAGCACCGGTGGTGGCGCAGCCGCAGTCGCCGCAGGGCTTTCCTTTTTGGAACTGGGGAGTGACCTAGGGGGCTCTATCCGTATACCCGCTCACTTTTGTGGCATTTATGCCTTGGCGCCCACCTACAACCTTGTCCCTCAAACCGGTTGGATTCCCGAACCACCGCACACCGGCACGCTGGCTAACTTTATCCGCGTCGGGCCATTGACCCGTTCTCTGGCAGATTTGCGACTCGGGTTAGAAGTGTTGGCTGGCCCGGATCTGCATCAACCCGATGTGCCACCGGTAACGCTCAAAGCGCCGCCTTCGCGCCCGCTGCAGACATTGCGGATTGCCTGGACAGATGATTGCGGTCTGCCACTCTGCGCCGATACGCGTGCGGCTCTACATACTGTGGTTCAGCAACTAATTAATCAAGGGTGCCATGTGGAACGTGCTCGCCCAGAAAACTTTGATTTCGAATTGGTGCAGCAGTTACACAAACGGTTTTTATTCAATGCCGTGGGCACACACCTTCCATTCATTCAGCGCTGGTTGGGACGCTACCTGGGCAAAACAGCTGCCTTTGATTTGAATATGCACAAGCTGCTTGAGGCTGAGGCTGCACGGATGCGGTTAATTGTGGAATTGGAACACTTCTTAGCCCAATGGGATGCCTGGCTGCTGCCGGTCGCCGCCAGGCCAGCCTATCCCCACTTGGAACCTTTACGGCGCAGGGGAGCCTACGCTGAATACGATCCACTGTCAGTTGACGGCCATCCTGTCTCCTATAGTTTGGTCAATGCTGGATTAACGATTCCCTTCAATGTGACCGGTCAGCCAGTTGTAGTGTTACCCATTGGTCAATCCTCTGAAGGGTTACCCATTGGGGCTCAATTGATCGGCCAACGTTGGCATGACATGGAACTCTTGAACGTAGCTGAGGAACTGGATGCCGTCATCGGTGCCTGGCGATCGCCTCCAGGCTATTAG
- a CDS encoding heavy metal-responsive transcriptional regulator, which produces METTTVELLRIGQVSDQSQLPVKTIRFYEERGLIQAASRTSGGFRLFEPSVLTRLSFIKRSQALGLSLNDIQDILKIADTGQRPCQNVRHKFQEKIVEIENRISQLEKLKEQLKTLMQDADQTETLEAEICPLIEHA; this is translated from the coding sequence ATGGAAACAACCACTGTGGAACTGCTTCGTATCGGCCAAGTGAGTGACCAAAGTCAGCTGCCAGTAAAAACTATTCGCTTCTATGAAGAGCGCGGGCTGATTCAGGCAGCCAGTCGGACATCGGGCGGGTTCCGACTATTTGAGCCCTCTGTGCTAACGCGCCTCAGTTTTATCAAGCGATCGCAGGCTCTAGGTCTTAGCCTCAACGATATTCAGGACATTCTCAAAATCGCCGATACAGGACAACGCCCTTGCCAAAATGTGCGCCACAAATTCCAGGAAAAAATTGTTGAAATCGAAAACCGCATCAGCCAGCTAGAAAAACTGAAGGAACAGCTAAAAACGCTCATGCAAGACGCGGATCAAACCGAAACCTTAGAGGCCGAGATCTGCCCGCTGATTGAGCACGCTTAG
- a CDS encoding nuclear transport factor 2 family protein, whose translation MFHCARSVIPALFVSTALSWGISSQPASAAPAETAPESLVSTIEQIEAAANAQDIEQVMALYSSNFQGPDTFTREQYQETLSQFWAQYTTLSYEVDLLSWEADGDAFIAETLTTVQGLKQNSGRDFTLVAEVRSRQRFENGQVVSQEILAEESHLESGTTPPAVTIRLPESVSPGESFAFDAIVEEPLGDRLLVGRALDEGVTSEDFLSPRPFDLEQLTAGGLFKIGQAPDKADQRWISSVLIREDGIVVDTRRLRVGE comes from the coding sequence ATGTTTCACTGTGCCAGATCTGTGATTCCGGCTTTGTTCGTCAGCACTGCACTGAGTTGGGGAATCAGCAGCCAGCCTGCGAGTGCAGCCCCGGCTGAAACCGCCCCTGAGTCGCTGGTCTCCACCATTGAGCAAATTGAAGCCGCAGCCAATGCTCAAGACATCGAACAGGTCATGGCCCTGTATAGCAGCAACTTTCAAGGGCCAGATACATTTACCCGTGAACAGTATCAAGAAACGCTGAGCCAGTTTTGGGCACAATACACGACATTGTCCTACGAGGTTGATTTACTTTCCTGGGAAGCGGATGGGGATGCCTTTATTGCGGAAACGTTGACGACGGTGCAAGGGCTAAAACAGAATTCTGGTCGAGACTTTACCTTGGTGGCAGAGGTGAGATCGCGCCAGCGCTTTGAAAATGGACAGGTTGTCTCGCAGGAAATCCTGGCAGAGGAGTCTCATCTAGAGTCGGGGACGACTCCCCCAGCGGTGACGATTCGGCTGCCAGAGTCCGTATCTCCAGGGGAAAGCTTCGCATTTGACGCCATCGTAGAAGAGCCGTTAGGCGATCGCCTGTTAGTAGGGCGAGCCTTAGATGAAGGGGTAACATCCGAAGATTTTTTGTCTCCTCGTCCTTTTGACCTAGAGCAACTAACTGCAGGCGGTCTCTTCAAAATTGGACAAGCCCCTGACAAAGCAGACCAGCGCTGGATTTCCAGCGTGCTCATCCGAGAAGATGGCATTGTGGTAGATACTCGTCGCCTTCGCGTTGGAGAGTAG
- the purQ gene encoding phosphoribosylformylglycinamidine synthase subunit PurQ: MNVSVIVFPGSNCDRDAAYVTRDLLGQPTRLVWHEDRDLKKADLVIVPGGFSYGDYLRCGAIARFSPALQATVEHAQKGGLVLGICNGFQILTEAGLLPGALVRNRDLRYICDRVPLRVERTDLVWTEGYTPGQVITLPIAHGEGCYYADADTLKALEDHQQVVFRYSSAEGSVGVADNPNGSLHNIAGICNQSGNILGMMPHPERASDPLLGQTDGWILFKHVLAALVTT, encoded by the coding sequence GTGAACGTCAGCGTTATTGTATTTCCAGGATCCAACTGTGATCGCGATGCGGCTTATGTCACCCGTGACCTGTTGGGTCAACCTACCCGTCTGGTATGGCACGAAGATCGTGATTTGAAAAAGGCTGATCTGGTCATTGTGCCAGGGGGCTTTAGCTATGGCGATTACTTGCGTTGTGGGGCGATCGCGCGCTTTTCTCCTGCCTTACAGGCAACCGTCGAACATGCCCAAAAGGGCGGGTTAGTGTTAGGCATTTGCAACGGCTTTCAAATTTTGACCGAAGCTGGGCTCTTACCCGGTGCCCTCGTCCGTAACCGAGACTTGCGCTATATCTGCGATCGCGTCCCCCTCAGGGTAGAACGGACTGATCTCGTGTGGACTGAAGGTTACACGCCAGGGCAGGTAATTACATTACCCATCGCCCATGGAGAAGGCTGCTACTATGCCGACGCTGATACCCTAAAAGCCCTGGAAGATCACCAGCAAGTTGTCTTTCGGTACAGCAGTGCTGAAGGATCTGTGGGCGTTGCAGATAACCCTAATGGCTCTCTGCATAACATTGCAGGCATCTGCAACCAGAGCGGCAACATTTTGGGCATGATGCCACATCCAGAGCGGGCCTCTGACCCGCTGCTAGGCCAGACAGATGGTTGGATTCTCTTCAAACATGTATTGGCGGCTCTAGTGACGACTTGA
- the purS gene encoding phosphoribosylformylglycinamidine synthase subunit PurS: MQTYQAQIYVTLRPSVLDPAGTAVCSGLHHMGFETVDQVRIGKYIEVTLTAETETTARQQLDQMCDQLLSNPVIENYRFDIQAQTAAATPA, encoded by the coding sequence ATGCAGACCTACCAGGCTCAAATCTACGTTACCCTCCGCCCTTCGGTCTTGGATCCCGCAGGCACGGCAGTGTGTTCTGGACTTCATCATATGGGCTTTGAAACGGTTGATCAGGTGAGGATTGGTAAGTATATCGAGGTGACGCTGACTGCTGAAACTGAAACCACTGCCCGACAACAGCTTGACCAAATGTGCGACCAACTGCTCAGTAACCCTGTGATCGAGAATTATCGTTTCGACATTCAAGCTCAGACAGCGGCTGCCACACCTGCCTGA
- a CDS encoding transcriptional repressor yields the protein MNKRRTRSQERILQVMKGLPKPTSAQDLYVELRNHEYSIGLATVYRALEALKLDGLVQVRTLPSGESLYSLPQEDRHHLTCLRCGNTIAIDECPVHELEQELHQTHRFRIFYHTLEFFGLCPFCQAQEATATE from the coding sequence ATGAACAAACGCAGAACCCGCAGCCAAGAGCGCATTCTTCAGGTCATGAAAGGGCTCCCCAAGCCCACCTCAGCTCAGGATCTTTATGTGGAATTGCGAAATCATGAATACAGTATTGGCTTAGCGACGGTTTATCGGGCCTTAGAGGCACTGAAGTTAGATGGCTTGGTACAGGTTCGAACGTTGCCGAGTGGTGAGTCGCTTTACAGCTTGCCCCAAGAAGACCGCCACCATTTAACCTGTTTGCGGTGTGGCAACACCATTGCAATTGATGAATGTCCCGTCCATGAGCTGGAACAGGAATTGCACCAGACCCATCGGTTTCGCATCTTCTACCACACGCTAGAGTTTTTCGGCCTATGTCCGTTTTGTCAGGCTCAGGAGGCAACGGCGACGGAGTGA
- a CDS encoding RidA family protein, with amino-acid sequence MDRKIIQTDHAPAPVGPYNQAIVASGSMLFVAGQIPLDPKSGQLVGGEDVAAQTEQAIANLTAILKAGGATLENVVKTSVFLKDMNDFAAMNAVYAQHFGEASAPARACVEVARLPKDVRVEIECIAVV; translated from the coding sequence ATGGATCGCAAAATCATCCAAACAGATCATGCTCCTGCACCTGTCGGGCCTTACAACCAAGCTATTGTGGCCAGTGGGTCGATGCTATTTGTCGCAGGGCAAATCCCCCTAGATCCTAAATCTGGGCAACTAGTAGGCGGGGAGGATGTGGCAGCTCAAACAGAGCAGGCGATCGCAAATCTTACTGCCATCCTGAAAGCAGGCGGCGCGACTTTAGAGAACGTTGTCAAAACCTCTGTGTTTCTGAAAGATATGAACGATTTCGCAGCCATGAATGCAGTCTATGCACAGCATTTTGGTGAAGCGAGTGCCCCTGCCCGCGCCTGTGTCGAGGTTGCCCGTCTGCCGAAAGATGTCCGTGTTGAGATTGAGTGTATCGCGGTCGTTTAA
- a CDS encoding NUDIX hydrolase translates to MTYRNPAPTVDVIIELRDRPHRPIVLIERRYEPFGWAIPGGFVDYGESVEAAAIREAKEETQLDVTLIEQFYVYSDPSRDPRKHTVSIVFLATATGTPVAADDAKAIALFNPWEVSTHLCFDHDRILRDYWQYRHYGIRPRL, encoded by the coding sequence GTGACTTACCGTAATCCTGCTCCAACTGTAGACGTCATCATTGAACTGCGCGATCGCCCCCACCGCCCCATTGTGCTGATTGAGCGCCGCTACGAACCTTTTGGTTGGGCGATTCCGGGGGGGTTTGTTGATTATGGCGAATCCGTCGAAGCGGCTGCGATCCGCGAAGCGAAAGAAGAAACCCAGCTGGATGTCACCCTGATCGAGCAGTTTTACGTCTACTCTGACCCTAGCCGAGACCCCCGCAAACACACCGTCAGTATCGTATTTCTCGCCACTGCTACCGGTACCCCTGTCGCAGCTGATGATGCCAAAGCCATTGCCCTCTTTAACCCTTGGGAAGTGTCTACCCATCTCTGCTTTGACCACGATCGCATCCTGCGCGATTATTGGCAGTATCGACATTACGGTATTCGCCCTCGGCTGTAG